From Rhodococcus sp. B7740:
CCCACTGGGACATGTTGCTCGAGCGTCGCTCGGTCGACGAGCTCGAAGAACTCCTCAAGGAACGCTTGGACCTGCTGAAGGTGAAGCGCCGCGGGGCATGACCGCCGCCGCTCACTGCACCGCCTGATTGGAAACAATCCGGCGGTGCAGTTTTTTTGTGCTATTCGAACCTGCTGAATGTTTCGATGTGCTTTGTCGCATTAATTGTCCACCGAACGAGGATTCCAATACGATCGACTGGCGGTGTCAGAGTCCGAGGTGACATCATCGAGTATCGGTTGTCACACAAGTGGACGATTCGTGAACGGTTGCCGTAACAGTTATCGGACAATATCGATAAACAGCAGGCACCGGAGTCGAATAAACCAGGGGGCATCAACACGTGAGCCAGGATTCTGATCAGCGCTCGACCGACGCCTTGCGTACGGCGGCCTCCGATGCGAAATCGGAAGGTCATCGCGCAGTCGGCGAGCAGAAGCTTGCGGAGTTGAGGCGCGAGTTGGACGGAATCGACGAGGTTCTGCGCGCTGCAATTCGAGACCGCATCGATGTGTGTGTACGAGTTGCACACGTAAAACGTGAACATGACATTCCGATGATGCAACCAGGCCGCGTCGGACTGGTGACCGAACGAGCGCGAGAATTCGCGTCGGCCAATGGACTGTCTCCCGATTTTCTCGAAGATCTGTATCGATCGATGATTGCAGAGGCATGTCGCGTCGAGGATTCGATCATCGATTCTCCGACGCCCGGGCCCGGCCTCGACAGTGAACGGTAGAAGCACTCCGATGACGATCCATACGCTCCTGGTGGACAATTACGATTCGTTCACCTACAACCTGTACAGCCTTCTGACCGAGGTGAACGGCCGACCGCCCACTGTGGTCAAGAACGACGTCGAGTGGACGTCGCTGAATTTCGACGCCTACGACAACGTCGTGATCTCGCCCGGTCCCGGGCGTCCGGATGTCGAGCAGGACTTCGGGATCAGTGCCCGCGTGATACTCGAGTCGGGTCTACCGATACTCGGCGTGTGCCTCGGGCATCAGGGTCTGTGCCATCTGTTCGGTGGCAGTGTCGATCTCGCGCCCGCGCCGATGCACGGCAGGATCACCGACATCACCCATACGGGTGTGGATCTGTTCGAAGGGATTCCGTCGCCGTACTCGGTAGTGCGATATCACTCGCTCGTCGTGACCCGCACCCCTGCCGACTTCGAGGAAGTCGCGTGGACGCCCGACGGACTGGTCATGGCGGTTCGTCACCGCAGCAAGCCCATGTGGGGAGTTCAGTTCCATCCCGAGTCGATCAGCACCGAATACGGCCGCGAACTACTCGCCAATTTCCGCGATCTGACGTTGGCTCGATCGAGCGCATCGAGTGCCGCGCGTACTCAGGATTCGATGTTCACCATCGAAACACGTTCGCTGGAAGGAGCATTCGACTCCGAGCAGGTCTTCGAAGCTCTGTTCGCGGACGGCTCGAAGAGTTTCTGGCTGGACGGCAGCGCGGCTCTCGAACCCGACTGCAGATTCACCGTCATGGGCGACTGCTCGGGTCCCCATGCGGAGTACGTGACCTATTCGGTTGCCGAGACCACGGTGACCGTGCAAGGTTCAGACGGTACGACCGAGCGCATTCACTCGACGTTCTTCGACTACATCGACGACCGTTTACGAGAGCGGGCCACTCCCCCTCGGCACGACCTACCGTTCGCTTTCGGTCTCGGTTACGTGGGGTACCTGGGCTACGAACTCAAGGCCGACACCGGTGGGCAACTGGTGCACACCTCTGCGACTCCCGACGCGTCGATGGTCTTCGCAGACCGCGCGTTGGTGTTCGACCACGAGGCAGGCACCCTCTATCTGATGGGGTTGGCGACCACCCCCGGGGATCCTGTGTTGGCGACGTGGTTCGACTCGGTCACCGATACCCTGCATGGTCTGTCCCGAAAGGTCGCCCCCGACAACCGTCCGGGTGTGCCCGCCTCCGGCACTCCCCTGCTCGGAGCCGATCGGTCGCTCGAACCCCGCCTACGCCACGACCGTGCCCACTACCTCGATCTGATTTCCCAGTGCCTTGCCGAGATCCGTTCCGGTGAGACGTACGAGGTCTGTTTGACCAACACGGCGACCGTGGCCGGTTCCATCGACGCGACCGCCACCTACTCGTACATGCGCGAAATCAACCCCACTCCGTACAGCGCCCTGCTGAAGTTCCCCGAGCTGTCGGTGTTGAGTGCGTCTCCGGAACGCTTCCTGCGCATCGACGCCGACCGCATAGTCGAGTCGAAGCCGATCAAGGGAACTCGTCCTCGCGGAGCCACCGCGCAGGAAGACAACGCACTGAAGGCCGATCTCGTCGCGAACGAGAAGGACAAGGCCGAAAACCTGATGATCGTGGACCTGGTGCGCAACGACCTCGCCCAGGTCTGCGTGCCGGGGTCGGTGCACGTGCCGAAGCTGTTCGATGTCGAAACCTATGCTCCCGTACACCAATTGGTCTCGACGGTTCGTGGGCGCCTGCGCGACGACGCGTCGGCCGCGGACTGTATCCGCGCTGCGTTTCCGGGTGGATCGATGACTGGAGCTCCGAAGATCCGCACGATGGCGATCATCGACAAACTCGAAGACGGACCGCGGGGGGTGTACTCGGGTGCTATCGGTTACTTCTCGATCACCGGCACCGCGGATTTCTCGATCGTCATCCGCACGATCGTGGCCACCGAACACGAAGTGACGTACGGCGTCGGCGGCGCGATCGTCGCTCTCTCCGATCCCGACGAGGAGTTCGAGGAGACCATGGTCAAGGCTGTGTCGATGCGCCGCGCGCTGACCGGAAGAACCGAAAACAGCGGGTAGGGCATTGACGCCCTGCCCGCTGTTCGACACTCCCCGACTCGGGGTCGACGTGCCTACGGAGTGGTGAAGTACTCGAACACTGCAGGCTGAGCCTGCGGGTTTCCGTTGCTGGTACCGATGACTGCGCCCGCGACCGTACCGATGACGGTTCCGATGATGCACCCGGAGATGAAGTTCGGGAAGATCGACACACAGCCGATGGCGAAACCGAGGCCTGCGCCGATCGCCGTGCCGACACCACCACCGTTGTTCCAGCCGATCGCGAGCTGGTTGACCATGTTGTCGAACGCCTGCTGCTTGGTCCGCGGACCGGCGACATCGGCGACGGGAACCGTCTGCGGAGTCAATGTCAGTTCGCGACCCTCGGCACCGATCAGCGGTGCGATCGAGTAGACGGTGCCGTTGACGGTGTATTCCAGCGGGACAGATGCAAGCGTGGCACCGGCCTGGTCGATGACGGACACGGTCTCGTTCGTGGCGTCGACCCGGAACAGTCCGGCATTGAGGATGGTGGTGACCGTTCCGTCGGGGTTGACCGACGTCTCGTAGTTCACCGTGTCCGACGACGGGTCTGCCACAGCATGGCCCGCTCCGGTGGCCACCGCAGCGGTCAACGCCACCGCTACCGTTGCTGTTCTGATCAGTTTCACTTATGTCCCCTGGTGTTGGTTATTCGCCTTCGGCGGCATTCGTGCCGAATGCCGATGGTATTCGCAGATGCGCTCTTCGACGTGAAGAACACACCAATCGTTATTCGGGTGTATTTCCGAGATGAGAATCGACGACAGGCCCGATCACGTTGGCAGCGTCCGCATTGGTCATCTCGTTGTGGAAAACGTCGACATCGTGGATGACGATATCTCCTGTGACATACGGTCGCCATTCCTGCGGGGATCGAACAATTCCATCGCTCGCGCCCTTCGTTGCCGAGAAGAACAAAACATCTCCGTCGAAGACGTCCGGGATGAACTCGGCCATCATTCGAGTCGAGTTCTCGAATCCCGCATTGATACGACGGAGGTGATCGGCGGAGACGCCGGTCGTCTGCCCCAACGACTCGTCGAGCAGTTCGACCCCCCGTTCGTAGGTCAGTGGCTCTGTCGACGCCTGAGCCGACAGGTCGAGCCCCAATCCGGCGAGCAGATTCTCGACGCTCAACGCTCCCTCGGCCTGTTCGCCGTCGTGTCCGTCCACGTAGCTGTCGAGGAGAGCAAGGGTGGCGACGTCGCTGCCGGTGCTGCGCAGTTCCACCGCTATCGCATGAGCCAGTGAGCCGCCGAGCGACCACCCCAGAAGGTGATACGGACCGACCGGCTGGACGGCGTGGATCTCGTCGGCGTACCGGTGGGCGAGATCGCGAATGGATCCGAAGCTCGACCCTTCCACGATGCTCGGCAGCTGCAGGCCGTACACGGGACGGTCGTCGCTCAGGTGTGAGACGAGACCGGCGTATCCCCATGACAATCCGATTCCCGGGTGGACACAGAACAACGGGGCCTTGGACCCGCTGCCGCGCAGCGGAATCACGACTCCGAACACAGAATCGAGGTCGGCGCCCCCCGCGTCGGCATCCGCGGCGACCCGCGCGGCCAACCCTGCCGGCGTCGGATCGACGAACAGTGCCTGCAGCGGCACCCGAACCCCGATGGCGTTCTCGATGGCAGGCACGATCTTCGTGGCCACCAGCGACGTTCCGCCCAACTCGAAGAAGTTGTCGTCCATGCCGACCCGTTCGACCCCGAGAACCTGAGCGAACGCGTCGGCGATCGCGGCTTCGACATCGGTGCCCGGTGCCCGGTACGGAGTTGTCGACACGGTCAGCTCGGGAACCGGCAGCGCCCGTCGATCGAGCTTGCCCACCGGAGTGAGCGGAATGTCGTCGAGCTCGATGATCGCCGACGGAACCATGTGCCGCGGGAGCACTTTGGCCACGCGATCGCGAAGTGCCTCGGTGTCGACCGATTCGCCGTCGGCCGCGAGAACGTAGGACACGAGGACGGTGTCACCGGACGCAGCCGTGTGACCGATCGTGGCGGCGAATCCGACCTGTTCGTGCTCGGTGAGAGCGGAGTCGATCTCGCCGAGTTCGATACGGAAACCGCGCACCTTGACCTGGAAGTCACTGCGCCCGACGAACTCGACGGCCCCGGCACTGCCCCAGCGCACGACGTCGCCCGTTCGATACATCCGATCGCCCGGAGTGCCGAAGGGATCGGCGACGAAACGCTCGGATGTCAGTCCGAAACGACCGAGGTATCCGCGGGCGGTGCCTGGACCGGCGATGTAGAGCTCGCCCGACACTCCGGCCGGGACCGGTCGGAGTCGTGCGTCGAGCACCACGAACCGGAATCCGGTTCCCGGCTTGCCGACATCCACCGTGCCACCGGGCACCAAAGGTCCACCGACACTTGCCTGAATGGTGGTTTCGGTCGGACCGTAGCCGTTGAACATCTTGCGGCCCGGTGCCCATTTCGCCACCAACTCGGGAGTGCAGGCCTCGCCTCCGACCGCGAGGACCCGAACGGTGCCCAGACGTGTCTCGTCGATCGACGACAGCGCCGCCGGCGTCAGGAACGCATGCGTGACGTGTTCGGATTCGAGCAGGTCGGCCAAGTCGCCGCCGCCGAAGACTCCCGGCGGCACGATGACGACGGTGGCACCGACGCCGAACGCCATCGTCAGCTCGTAGATCGATGCGTCGAAACTCGGCGACGCGATGTGCGAAACACGCGAATCCCGAGTGGGGCGGAATCGCTCGATCACCTCGGCCTGGAGGTTGGCCAGGCCACGGTGCCGTACCGCAACGCCCTTCGGCCGACCGGTCGAGCCCGAGGTGTAGATCAGGTAGGCCGGGTGGTCGATGTGCAGGGTGGCCGTGCGATCGGCATCGGTCACCGCGTCCGCCGGGTAGCGCGAGAGTTCCGCGGAGGTTTCCGGATCGTCCAGAACCAGCCACGGGACCGTGTCGGGCAGCGAAGCCCTGTTGTCGATGTCGGTCAGACCCATTGCGGCATGGGAATCTTCGAGCATGTGCGCGATTCGGTCCGCCGGGTAGTTCGGATCGACAGGCAGGAACGCGGCACCGGTCTTCGCCACAGCCCACACCGACAGCACCGACTCGATCGATCGAGGCAGCGCCAACGCGACGAACGTTTCGGGACCGACCCCGTAGTCGATCAGCATCCGAGCGATCCGGTTGGACCAGCTGTCGAGATCGGCGTAGGACAGGCTGATGCCTCGGTAGGTCACGGCCACTGCGTACGGATCGAGCGCGACCGCCGCCGCGAGCAACTCCGGCCACGTCCGAACTGCCGCGTCGGCATTTCCTCGCGCAGGCACCAACGTGCGCTGCTCGTCGGCACCCAGAAGCTCGATGTCTCCGACCACCGTGTGTCGGTCGCGTCCGACGGCATCGAGAACTCGGATCAGTCGCGCCGCGATGGCCTCGACGCTGGACGCGTCGAACAGCGATGTGGCGTAGTCGAATGCAGCCTCGAAGCCGGACGGACGCCCCTGGTCGTCGAAGGTCTCGGACAGCAGCAATTGCAGATCCTGCTTGGCCACCGGAACGTCGAAGTCGAAGCCTTCGACGCGTAGGTTCGGCAGCTCGAGCGAGGCCTTCTCGTTGTTCTGGAACGACAGCGCGACCTGTGACAGCGGAGCGTAAGCCGTCGAACGCGTGGGATTGAGAACCTCGACGATTCTCTCGAAGGGCATTTCGGTGTGATCGAATGCGTCGAGGTCGTGTGTCTTGACCTGGTTCAGCAGATCGTCGAACGTCGCGGACTCGTCCACTCGGCTGCGCAGCACGAGCGTGTTGACGAACATGCCCACGAGGTCGTCGAGCGCCGCGTCACCGCGCCCGGCCACCGGGGTGGTGATCGCGATGTCGTCGGTGCCGCTCAGGCGTGCCAGAACGACCGCGAACGCGGCGTGCAGAACCATGAACATGCTGACGTTCTGTTCGCGCGTGACGGCGACGAGGGCGCGATGGATGTCGGCATCGACGGTGAACCGCACTCGGCCGCCGCGGAAGTCCTGAGTGGTCGGCCTCGGTCGGTCCGTCGGCAACGGCAACAGATCTGGAAGACCCGCAAGCGCGGTGGACCAGTGCTCGAGCTGAGCCGCAGCCACACTCGACGCGTCCTGCTCGTCACCCAGCAGCGAACGCTGCCAGATCGTGTAGTCGGCGTACTGGACGGGCAGCGGCTGCCAGTTCGGTGCCTGACCGGCACTGCGCGCCGAGTAGGCGAGCACGACGTCGCGAGCGAGAGGTGCCATCGACGCGCCGTCGGCGGCTATGTGGTGCACCACCATGGCGAGTACGAAGACGGGATCCTCCGACGCGTCGTTGTCGGCGTCGAGCACCTCGAACAGCTCGACGTGCACCGGGATCTCGGTGGTCACGTCGAATCCTCGACCGGCCAACAGAGCCACGCGATCGGTGAGAACAGCGGCATCGATCCGTTCGGATTCGACCGCGGGCGCGACCTCGGCAGCCGGGTGCACGAGCTGCACCGGGAACTCGGGGCCGTCGGGGAAGGTCGTGCGCAGGGACTCGTGGCGCCCCAGAACATCGACCACCGCGTCGGCCAGCGCAGCGGTGTCGAGCCGTCCGGTCAGTTTGACGACCAACGGCACGTTGTACGCCGCCGACGAGGTGTCGAACTGGTTGATGAACCACATCCGCTGCTGAGCGAGCGAGAGCGGAATGTGCTCCGGACGCGTCGCGGCAACGAGGGCCGGCCGCTGCGTACGTGGGTCGGCCGAGCCGACTGCGCTCGCCAGACCCGACACCGTCGGGGTCTCGAAGATCGTGCGGACCCCGATCGATGTACCGAATTCGGCATTGACGCGAGCGATCACTCGCGTTGCGCTGAGAGAGTCGCCACCGAGCTCGAAGAAGCCGTCGTCCGCACCGACTCGACCCACCTCGAGGATCTCGGCGAAGACCGCCGCGACCGTCAGCTCGGCAGGCGTGCTCGGCTCGCGGTACGACGTGGCCGTGCCGAACTCCGGTACCGGAAGTGCTGCGCGGTC
This genomic window contains:
- a CDS encoding chorismate mutase family protein; amino-acid sequence: MSQDSDQRSTDALRTAASDAKSEGHRAVGEQKLAELRRELDGIDEVLRAAIRDRIDVCVRVAHVKREHDIPMMQPGRVGLVTERAREFASANGLSPDFLEDLYRSMIAEACRVEDSIIDSPTPGPGLDSER
- the pabB gene encoding aminodeoxychorismate synthase component I — encoded protein: MTIHTLLVDNYDSFTYNLYSLLTEVNGRPPTVVKNDVEWTSLNFDAYDNVVISPGPGRPDVEQDFGISARVILESGLPILGVCLGHQGLCHLFGGSVDLAPAPMHGRITDITHTGVDLFEGIPSPYSVVRYHSLVVTRTPADFEEVAWTPDGLVMAVRHRSKPMWGVQFHPESISTEYGRELLANFRDLTLARSSASSAARTQDSMFTIETRSLEGAFDSEQVFEALFADGSKSFWLDGSAALEPDCRFTVMGDCSGPHAEYVTYSVAETTVTVQGSDGTTERIHSTFFDYIDDRLRERATPPRHDLPFAFGLGYVGYLGYELKADTGGQLVHTSATPDASMVFADRALVFDHEAGTLYLMGLATTPGDPVLATWFDSVTDTLHGLSRKVAPDNRPGVPASGTPLLGADRSLEPRLRHDRAHYLDLISQCLAEIRSGETYEVCLTNTATVAGSIDATATYSYMREINPTPYSALLKFPELSVLSASPERFLRIDADRIVESKPIKGTRPRGATAQEDNALKADLVANEKDKAENLMIVDLVRNDLAQVCVPGSVHVPKLFDVETYAPVHQLVSTVRGRLRDDASAADCIRAAFPGGSMTGAPKIRTMAIIDKLEDGPRGVYSGAIGYFSITGTADFSIVIRTIVATEHEVTYGVGGAIVALSDPDEEFEETMVKAVSMRRALTGRTENSG